A DNA window from Microbacterium sp. CGR2 contains the following coding sequences:
- a CDS encoding site-specific integrase has protein sequence MEASATMERWFSLEVEVPLDGVAARSYAEATATPFFLLNEPVRSELLYAIQQRDMAGTAMLDPVAVRSMYSALRRNETASLVGLDQLGLPWTQSNRRGLLREVQARIDGAHRSWSGTSVTSDGVIYLSDLVLRPGSKAHGLHAKVNISGIHEPWIRETVASWAYAAARTSNKLLLVAKAWTVVDEVIRDRSAHAGSLTRADMDAVHRRILQRWPTAQYQRRLMTVVREVSEYARDNMETLEAWRRVPGAFSVDRVRHQPNGILTSSAANADEPFRFVPQPVVDWVMDHIALYSRRTAYQTAEARVMIFLQERCGRRTGETVKLRNDCISYDDAGAPYLEWQEGKPPYGWGKRLPIHPETHDVIRDWQALKVTVGIESEWLFPSFGRDAGARHRTGSFLAERVREFMEVIAREAPFSSSVLGAEGNLVHFDVRTIDPYSFRHAFAQRLADAEDADGRSTTPPDVLQDFMGHKSFNTTMAYYQVTAKRRKRALAAISPRRLDITGAVVPFDNERAAFGKLAVSLGTCTEPANVKSGGEACLINHACESCPFFLVDPLERDGITSKRLHLKAQRERFSLIAPGSHMVSHLENRIDDCDRIVEGIDRYIGSLPEDEQRAIRDALDTMEDVRRRASAPRTIDIRAILLGSGNG, from the coding sequence ATGGAGGCCTCCGCCACCATGGAACGATGGTTCTCCCTCGAGGTAGAGGTTCCACTCGACGGCGTCGCAGCGCGAAGCTATGCCGAGGCGACCGCAACGCCCTTTTTCTTGCTCAACGAACCGGTTCGCTCTGAGTTGCTATACGCGATCCAACAACGTGACATGGCAGGTACGGCGATGCTCGACCCGGTCGCCGTTCGAAGCATGTATAGCGCTCTGCGCAGAAACGAGACGGCGTCGCTCGTAGGTCTAGATCAGCTAGGCCTGCCATGGACCCAGTCGAACCGCCGCGGACTGCTTCGGGAAGTTCAGGCTCGAATTGATGGCGCGCACCGCAGTTGGTCAGGAACGTCAGTCACGTCTGACGGAGTCATCTATCTGTCTGATCTCGTGCTTCGTCCCGGTTCGAAGGCCCATGGCCTCCACGCGAAAGTGAATATCTCCGGGATTCACGAGCCCTGGATTCGAGAAACGGTCGCCTCCTGGGCGTACGCCGCAGCGCGGACTTCCAACAAGCTCTTGTTGGTCGCGAAGGCCTGGACTGTCGTCGACGAGGTGATTCGCGATCGTAGCGCACACGCAGGATCGCTGACCAGAGCCGATATGGATGCAGTGCATCGCCGAATCTTGCAGCGCTGGCCCACCGCTCAGTATCAACGCAGACTAATGACCGTCGTGAGGGAGGTCTCCGAATACGCTCGGGACAACATGGAAACGCTCGAGGCGTGGCGGCGGGTTCCTGGTGCCTTCTCCGTGGACAGGGTTCGACACCAGCCAAACGGGATCCTGACGAGCTCGGCCGCGAACGCCGATGAACCGTTCCGATTCGTTCCGCAGCCTGTTGTCGATTGGGTGATGGATCACATCGCGCTCTACTCGCGTCGCACCGCCTACCAGACCGCCGAAGCTCGCGTCATGATCTTCCTGCAAGAGCGGTGTGGTCGTCGCACCGGGGAGACTGTCAAACTCAGAAACGACTGCATCAGCTATGACGACGCCGGCGCTCCGTACCTTGAATGGCAGGAAGGCAAGCCGCCGTACGGCTGGGGGAAGCGTCTTCCAATACACCCGGAAACGCACGATGTGATTCGCGACTGGCAGGCGCTCAAGGTCACAGTGGGGATTGAGTCAGAGTGGCTGTTCCCGAGCTTTGGCAGGGATGCCGGAGCGAGGCATCGGACGGGATCATTTCTGGCTGAGCGCGTGCGTGAATTCATGGAAGTGATCGCGAGGGAAGCTCCGTTTAGCTCCTCAGTCCTGGGCGCGGAAGGGAACCTGGTCCATTTCGACGTGAGGACGATAGACCCCTACTCATTCAGGCACGCTTTCGCGCAACGGCTTGCTGACGCAGAAGATGCGGATGGTCGATCCACAACGCCCCCAGATGTTCTGCAAGACTTCATGGGTCACAAGAGCTTCAACACCACCATGGCCTACTATCAGGTGACAGCGAAGCGTCGCAAGCGAGCGCTTGCTGCGATCTCCCCTCGCCGCCTCGATATCACGGGCGCAGTTGTTCCGTTCGACAATGAACGGGCGGCCTTCGGCAAGCTCGCGGTGTCCTTGGGCACATGCACGGAGCCTGCCAACGTGAAGTCCGGCGGCGAGGCGTGCTTGATCAATCACGCCTGCGAGTCATGCCCGTTTTTCCTGGTCGACCCGCTTGAGCGCGACGGCATAACTTCGAAACGACTCCATCTGAAGGCGCAGCGCGAGCGATTCAGCTTGATCGCACCGGGAAGTCATATGGTCTCCCACCTCGAAAATCGCATAGATGACTGCGACCGCATCGTGGAGGGGATCGACAGATACATCGGGTCGCTCCCCGAAGACGAGCAGCGAGCAATCCGCGACGCTTTGGACACCATGGAGGATGTTCGGCGCCGCGCATCGGCGCCACGCACTATAGATATTCGCGCAATCCTGCTGGGGTCAGGAAATGGCTGA
- a CDS encoding helix-turn-helix domain-containing protein yields the protein MGRRAVEAEWGDFSDRLALRLRILRERSNLSQEDVAYRAGITRYTYQRLEKGVTRHGDPVNPTLRSLIAIAQALGVGLHELIPDELPDLRP from the coding sequence GTGGGCAGACGTGCGGTCGAGGCAGAGTGGGGAGACTTCTCGGATCGCCTAGCACTCCGTCTTCGAATCTTGCGGGAGCGCTCCAACCTCTCTCAGGAGGATGTGGCATATCGAGCCGGTATCACCCGTTATACGTACCAGCGCCTCGAAAAGGGTGTCACCCGCCACGGTGACCCCGTTAATCCGACGCTCCGCTCGCTGATTGCCATCGCGCAAGCCTTGGGAGTTGGACTACACGAGCTCATCCCCGACGAGTTGCCCGATCTTCGCCCATAG
- a CDS encoding Fic family protein — translation MSPAPRLYETSHPWIAFDFQTGSLSEIVWAHLGESFSKCQHLIGAPLQPGVAWDLARVYMRRGALASAAIEGNTLSEEEVNDILDNNKRLPESQQYLEQEVRNVLDALTSVRREVWESDGAFRLSPEWILGKHRELMAELDVAEHVNPGSYRDIAIVVGNYRGAPAEDVPLLMEKLCSWINTILDEAAEKRDSAPDQAFFLVFFAATLAHLYLAWIHPFGDGNGRTARLIECAILAHCGLVPYVSTNLLSDYYNRTRARYYEKLDAASRRNDVAGFVAYSALGFRDQLRDQIRTVQAHQRVVAWVNYVHERFQTEPSTDTARRRRAVVLAMPDGAELTRKQIRYLNPMVSEMYDGASDRLFRRDMGKLIELELVDEVSPGRYESGIWRMDAFTPRPEFGVFAPVLERVSSD, via the coding sequence ATGTCGCCCGCCCCACGCCTCTACGAAACTTCGCATCCTTGGATTGCCTTCGACTTCCAAACGGGCTCTCTCAGCGAGATCGTCTGGGCGCACCTCGGGGAGTCTTTCTCCAAGTGCCAGCACCTCATCGGCGCGCCACTTCAGCCTGGGGTTGCCTGGGACCTCGCTCGTGTGTACATGCGGCGCGGGGCACTCGCGTCAGCGGCGATCGAAGGCAACACCCTGAGCGAGGAAGAAGTCAACGACATTCTTGACAACAACAAGAGGCTCCCTGAGTCGCAGCAGTACCTTGAACAAGAGGTGCGAAATGTGCTCGACGCGTTGACGAGCGTTCGTCGCGAGGTGTGGGAATCTGACGGAGCCTTCCGACTGTCGCCTGAGTGGATTTTGGGGAAACATCGGGAGCTAATGGCGGAGCTCGATGTTGCAGAGCACGTGAACCCTGGCTCATACCGGGACATCGCTATCGTTGTCGGGAACTATCGCGGGGCACCCGCTGAAGATGTCCCTCTGCTAATGGAGAAGCTCTGCTCGTGGATCAACACCATCCTGGATGAGGCTGCTGAGAAGCGGGATTCCGCTCCTGATCAAGCGTTCTTCCTCGTGTTCTTTGCGGCCACGCTCGCGCACCTCTACCTCGCCTGGATCCACCCGTTCGGAGATGGAAATGGGCGCACCGCCCGTCTGATCGAATGCGCAATCTTGGCGCACTGCGGATTAGTTCCCTACGTGAGCACCAACCTGCTGTCCGACTACTACAACCGAACGCGTGCACGCTACTACGAGAAGCTCGATGCCGCCTCGAGGCGCAACGATGTCGCAGGGTTCGTGGCGTACAGTGCGCTCGGTTTCAGAGACCAACTAAGAGACCAGATTCGCACAGTGCAGGCTCATCAAAGGGTCGTCGCATGGGTCAACTACGTGCATGAGCGATTCCAGACGGAACCATCGACCGACACCGCGCGTCGCCGCCGCGCGGTTGTTCTCGCAATGCCTGATGGCGCCGAGCTCACCCGCAAGCAGATTCGTTACCTCAATCCGATGGTTTCGGAGATGTACGACGGAGCCTCCGATCGACTGTTTCGCAGAGATATGGGCAAACTAATCGAACTCGAGCTTGTCGATGAAGTATCGCCAGGCCGGTACGAGTCTGGGATTTGGCGGATGGATGCCTTCACGCCGCGCCCCGAGTTCGGGGTGTTCGCCCCTGTCCTTGAGCGTGTGTCATCCGACTGA
- a CDS encoding PIN domain-containing protein, which produces MLDIVGTLVGPIVALFKWLTLDIRAVRRVVKRAAVEGIMVNPRALRDLLHETGLIDALTSKAGREQVSGSLLELTGDDKSAARVFELLDEEITKRLSPVGATMSATALIRTDIVRLHETVEAASDDRALWETRLASMRPLRAETAREAYRTWTTMPRLVQLLDTEDRHSILVAWSLRAPAFLHDAPADVFVWLADMATDAGEKNAALGFLNEGIDRGAHPLGYWEIRRYWLEAELDGGVQRELHDVRHPLVVAHGLERDGRLDDAVHTIREWRPVTSRERATRTLMLAKIAQGRRDFDLAISLARPLHAETGNPAAALIASRAMIARQTFEPSELHEDDLAEALRLLIQTRDDMRRWGEDASEVVALAVTAARLLNDPSRALQLTAAEPEGEATVEEATSARLRTLRATILAENGLFELAKEILAEEGIDRAVVSNLRALIADGEGDFEAAAAYLSETLEGTSDFEEKAQIAVSLAHQGVLHPFVEQQRTTGNGAWADQLTLISEAFADVEGGLDRLKAAAHSDPQYGITLSQVYGRRGDRDLQRQTLRAAATRLQDADCWLVVARLEKQMDLITDAIDSAHQALGAAPESWGATARTHALLIELYSTSGDWDQATRSAKHRVRLLPGDQAALWTLITCQHNAGELDAALRTWRGLESRQRPTHRTHVLVWLNLYQQFGEAIGTPEDLRDIAAEWAEDEEIRRHIVGLVILPGHRDEEGDPSTSEARADGEVGGDSPDVSESEIAGPSSIEAALIDDYFRDFPNGAIRRLTLDLEQSDSILDQLLEAVGTRPDTSELDDQVFRGNFPLGLICLAHGSTLTEAVISHASGVRFVSDGTDEERARAEAHLGGAVVVDLTALFALSILPAELRSAMIGAFSRLSIAATQFRDAVDASHAIGRFNHAGPSLGRWNGPVARRFRAESHRVLDAPRVQELLNLLRPLDRLASPPRTEESDRDGFSDDVWFAAANIAGSTRPLWSDDAALNRIAAHLGVTTFSTLALIDVLLAAEAINDEQAEEIRRRLLIERYIGIPFNETLYRRALDLREEAERDIAGVIEHLGAQSADEILPFLLSVAGSLTANGPRLEAWISASTRWLIAVSPDNSSRSANLALLATHLTRVHWFLPQTFCFVDAGVRDALDEVSDDDPLVDAVERVLARRQRTDEQAAALWLFNLVAAVDPPARTRYTGLVFRG; this is translated from the coding sequence ATGCTAGATATCGTCGGGACCCTTGTTGGTCCTATCGTCGCGCTCTTCAAATGGTTGACGCTCGACATCCGGGCTGTCCGGCGCGTGGTCAAGAGAGCCGCGGTCGAGGGCATCATGGTTAATCCACGAGCACTCCGAGACTTGCTCCATGAGACGGGTCTCATCGACGCTCTCACGAGCAAAGCCGGCCGGGAGCAGGTGAGTGGCTCGTTATTGGAGCTGACGGGCGATGACAAGTCGGCCGCTCGGGTGTTCGAACTCCTTGACGAGGAGATCACGAAGCGACTGTCTCCCGTCGGGGCCACAATGTCTGCGACTGCGCTGATACGTACCGACATTGTGCGTCTACATGAGACCGTCGAAGCTGCAAGCGATGACCGAGCGCTGTGGGAGACGCGGCTGGCATCGATGAGGCCACTGCGAGCCGAGACGGCACGTGAGGCGTACCGCACTTGGACAACTATGCCGAGGCTTGTGCAACTTCTGGACACCGAGGATCGACACAGTATCCTCGTTGCCTGGTCATTACGGGCGCCTGCTTTCTTGCACGATGCTCCGGCGGACGTGTTTGTGTGGCTAGCCGACATGGCCACGGATGCGGGTGAGAAGAACGCGGCTCTCGGATTCTTGAACGAAGGAATCGATCGGGGGGCGCACCCGCTTGGATACTGGGAGATCAGACGCTACTGGCTCGAGGCCGAGCTCGACGGAGGTGTGCAAAGGGAGCTGCATGACGTTCGGCACCCGCTTGTAGTCGCACATGGTCTGGAAAGAGACGGGCGTCTCGACGACGCCGTTCACACGATTCGAGAGTGGCGACCTGTCACGTCACGCGAGCGCGCGACGCGCACATTGATGCTCGCGAAAATCGCCCAAGGGCGGCGCGACTTCGATCTTGCAATCTCGTTGGCCCGGCCCCTTCACGCAGAGACCGGCAATCCCGCAGCCGCTTTGATTGCGTCGCGTGCCATGATCGCACGGCAGACATTCGAACCGTCGGAGCTTCACGAAGACGATCTCGCGGAGGCACTGCGCTTGCTCATCCAGACACGAGACGACATGCGTCGTTGGGGGGAGGACGCAAGCGAAGTAGTCGCTCTAGCTGTCACCGCTGCGCGACTACTAAACGACCCAAGCCGCGCACTGCAACTGACTGCGGCTGAACCGGAAGGCGAAGCAACGGTCGAGGAAGCAACGAGCGCACGCCTCCGCACGCTGCGGGCCACCATCCTTGCAGAGAACGGTCTATTCGAACTCGCGAAGGAAATCCTGGCAGAGGAGGGGATCGACCGGGCTGTCGTATCCAATCTGAGAGCACTGATCGCGGACGGAGAAGGAGACTTCGAGGCGGCCGCCGCATACCTGTCCGAAACACTCGAGGGTACGTCTGATTTCGAAGAGAAAGCCCAGATCGCCGTTAGCCTCGCGCACCAAGGCGTACTACACCCGTTTGTTGAACAGCAACGAACCACGGGAAACGGGGCTTGGGCCGACCAGCTAACGCTAATCAGTGAGGCATTCGCTGACGTCGAGGGTGGACTCGACCGTCTCAAAGCAGCAGCCCATTCGGACCCTCAGTACGGCATTACCCTCAGTCAGGTCTACGGTCGACGGGGTGACCGAGACCTTCAGCGTCAAACACTGCGAGCGGCAGCTACACGCCTACAGGATGCTGACTGTTGGCTCGTCGTTGCGAGGCTCGAAAAGCAGATGGACCTCATCACTGACGCCATAGATAGTGCTCACCAGGCGCTAGGAGCAGCGCCCGAGTCGTGGGGTGCGACAGCCCGCACCCACGCCCTCCTCATTGAGCTTTACTCCACTTCCGGCGACTGGGATCAAGCAACGCGCTCCGCGAAGCACCGCGTCCGGCTACTGCCCGGGGACCAAGCGGCCCTGTGGACCCTAATCACGTGTCAACACAACGCCGGCGAACTCGACGCCGCACTTCGCACTTGGCGTGGTCTGGAGAGTCGCCAGCGCCCCACCCACAGAACTCATGTGTTGGTGTGGCTTAACCTCTACCAGCAGTTCGGCGAAGCCATCGGAACCCCGGAGGACCTTCGAGACATCGCGGCCGAATGGGCCGAAGACGAAGAGATTCGCAGACATATCGTCGGCCTAGTTATATTGCCGGGCCATCGTGACGAAGAAGGCGACCCTTCCACGAGTGAGGCGAGAGCAGACGGTGAGGTCGGAGGTGATTCACCAGACGTTAGCGAGAGCGAGATTGCTGGACCGTCATCTATCGAAGCAGCTCTGATCGACGACTACTTTCGAGACTTCCCGAATGGGGCAATCCGGCGATTGACTCTGGATCTCGAACAGAGCGATTCTATTCTCGATCAACTTCTCGAAGCCGTTGGGACGAGACCGGACACCTCTGAGCTCGACGACCAGGTCTTCCGAGGTAATTTCCCCCTCGGCCTCATTTGCCTAGCCCACGGGTCGACTCTCACCGAGGCGGTGATCTCGCACGCGTCGGGGGTTCGTTTCGTTTCAGACGGGACGGATGAAGAACGTGCTCGCGCGGAAGCTCACCTTGGCGGTGCCGTGGTGGTAGACCTCACGGCGCTTTTCGCTCTCTCCATACTGCCGGCCGAACTCCGGTCCGCAATGATTGGCGCGTTCTCGCGATTGTCGATCGCTGCGACACAGTTTCGAGACGCAGTGGACGCGTCCCATGCGATCGGCCGGTTCAACCACGCTGGCCCGTCACTGGGGCGCTGGAACGGACCGGTCGCGCGGCGCTTCCGGGCCGAATCTCATCGCGTCCTAGATGCTCCGCGCGTCCAAGAGCTATTGAATCTTCTCCGCCCACTTGACCGACTGGCGAGCCCACCGCGCACCGAGGAATCCGACCGCGACGGATTCTCTGACGACGTGTGGTTCGCAGCAGCTAACATCGCTGGCTCGACACGGCCGTTGTGGAGCGATGATGCTGCGCTCAACAGAATCGCTGCTCACCTCGGAGTGACCACGTTCTCGACGCTCGCGCTTATAGATGTACTTCTGGCAGCCGAGGCGATCAACGACGAGCAGGCAGAGGAGATCCGCCGCCGCCTGTTGATCGAGCGGTACATCGGGATTCCATTCAATGAAACCCTGTACCGCCGAGCGCTGGACCTTCGCGAGGAGGCTGAGCGAGACATTGCCGGCGTGATCGAGCACCTCGGCGCGCAAAGCGCTGACGAGATCCTCCCCTTCCTCTTGAGCGTTGCAGGTTCCTTGACTGCGAATGGCCCGCGTCTGGAAGCCTGGATCTCTGCAAGCACGCGCTGGCTGATTGCCGTCTCTCCAGACAACTCGTCACGCAGCGCGAACCTGGCGTTGCTCGCGACACACCTCACTCGCGTCCATTGGTTCCTACCGCAGACGTTCTGTTTCGTCGACGCCGGTGTGCGCGATGCTCTCGACGAGGTCAGCGACGACGACCCACTCGTTGACGCGGTGGAACGCGTCCTTGCTCGGCGGCAACGAACAGACGAACAGGCGGCGGCGTTGTGGCTGTTTAATCTGGTAGCCGCAGTCGATCCCCCGGCGCGTACGCGTTACACGGGCCTCGTGTTCCGTGGTTGA
- a CDS encoding tyrosine-type recombinase/integrase, with product MELAQLSGGREQWVICDSDGELHVASLWLSSLVDMRRSPNTIKQYGSQVTEYLNWTANTSDWRRVNLAHLRLWMRTLSTSDQRNATTVTKWMTALRSFYSWAEGSDLLLSDVERRMTQMKYFPPGTASGGEHGKRRQVLVPELRPDDRRRTEADPQWIESADARERLETLQLNHRDRLLVDLMYVTGIRVGEALSLFTADLHFGGGSAELRCNILDGHFHIRMDNPTENGARAKGKGRVLFVSSRLVDLYVDYIIERDAILGARNTSKHVFVNLYGRDADLGRAMTYWGVRDVIQRVSRRIDYPLSGPHMLRHTFGTRLARGIEVEQQPLDVIQELLGHRDIGSTRVYTHGLEPAKRAALDALQARSIRVVGTSE from the coding sequence ATGAGACGTTCCCCGAACACCATCAAGCAATACGGTTCCCAGGTAACGGAATACCTCAACTGGACCGCGAACACGTCCGACTGGCGACGCGTGAACCTCGCCCATCTCAGGCTTTGGATGCGAACGCTCTCGACATCTGACCAGCGAAACGCAACGACCGTGACTAAGTGGATGACGGCATTGCGATCTTTTTACTCCTGGGCGGAGGGCAGCGATCTTCTTCTGTCGGACGTAGAGCGCCGGATGACCCAGATGAAGTACTTCCCTCCCGGGACGGCGAGTGGCGGCGAGCACGGAAAGAGGCGACAGGTCCTAGTGCCCGAGCTGCGTCCCGACGACCGTCGGCGGACAGAGGCGGATCCCCAGTGGATCGAGAGCGCTGACGCGCGCGAGCGACTCGAAACCTTGCAGCTCAATCACCGAGATCGACTCCTGGTGGATCTCATGTACGTCACGGGCATACGTGTGGGGGAAGCTCTCTCTCTATTCACTGCTGATCTACATTTCGGTGGTGGCAGCGCCGAACTACGCTGCAACATCCTCGATGGCCACTTCCACATCCGGATGGATAATCCAACCGAGAACGGAGCACGGGCGAAGGGCAAGGGACGGGTTCTGTTTGTGTCGTCGAGGCTCGTTGACCTATATGTGGACTACATCATCGAGCGGGACGCCATCCTCGGAGCGAGGAACACCAGCAAACACGTGTTTGTCAACCTTTACGGCCGCGACGCTGACCTCGGGAGGGCGATGACGTACTGGGGCGTGCGAGACGTCATCCAGCGTGTGAGTAGGCGAATCGATTACCCCTTGAGCGGCCCGCATATGCTTCGCCACACGTTCGGCACCCGGCTAGCGCGAGGCATCGAAGTGGAGCAACAGCCACTCGATGTAATTCAGGAACTGCTGGGGCATCGGGATATCGGTTCGACCCGCGTCTACACCCACGGTCTGGAACCTGCCAAGAGAGCGGCACTCGACGCACTCCAAGCACGGTCCATACGCGTAGTCGGGACGAGTGAATGA
- a CDS encoding TetR/AcrR family transcriptional regulator — protein MSRPSSRAEIVAAAEQLFVERGHAATLEQIAAAAGISKGGLLYHFGAKEDLRAAVCREVVDRLWNVVHQLVGPNDEEGALLSAYVRALTGDSAVAARIFAPSALAPLFNETPAAIEVLREDADRWRRAFHNDRIALGRSLVIRHSAEGAATAAAEGYIDARELHLIRQELLTMIKRSTLAQ, from the coding sequence ATGTCGAGACCATCGTCCCGGGCAGAAATCGTCGCCGCGGCGGAACAGCTCTTCGTCGAACGCGGACATGCAGCGACGCTCGAGCAGATCGCTGCTGCTGCCGGCATCTCCAAGGGCGGCCTGCTGTACCACTTCGGCGCGAAGGAAGACCTGCGTGCGGCTGTCTGCCGCGAAGTGGTGGACCGCCTCTGGAACGTCGTCCATCAGCTGGTCGGGCCGAATGATGAAGAGGGCGCGCTGCTGTCCGCCTATGTCCGCGCGCTCACCGGAGACAGCGCCGTGGCCGCAAGGATCTTCGCCCCCAGCGCGCTCGCACCACTGTTCAACGAAACACCCGCCGCAATCGAGGTCCTACGCGAAGATGCAGACAGGTGGCGCCGAGCCTTCCATAACGACCGGATCGCGCTGGGTCGGTCCCTCGTGATCCGTCACAGCGCCGAGGGGGCCGCTACGGCGGCAGCTGAAGGTTACATCGACGCGCGCGAGCTACATCTCATCCGCCAGGAGCTGCTCACGATGATCAAACGCTCGACCCTTGCTCAGTAG
- a CDS encoding amidohydrolase, whose amino-acid sequence MARPTFDIVFTGNYWSAGLTTPRSGAVAVTDGVIAAVEHAPAAIDDFRASAGEIIDVGSGLLLPGFQDAHVHPVMAGVHMQECALHDLDTAEQFLDEIARYARAHPDRDWVTGAGWTFAAFPDGGPRKEILDAICGERPAAVVVRDEHAVWVNTAALRRAGITSATLDPVGGRIERDSSGTPTGVLHESAMALLDGVKPTPSPADLDTALTAAQRTLHAHGVTAWQDALVGNFGDIADVYETYRRAASTGVLTARVNGALFYDPALGTDQIPAMIARRDGATGLFTARTVKIMQDGIPENHTAAMHAPYLDVTGLPTDITGDSLIAPDVLDQVVRALQDAGFDMHFHTMGDRALTEVLDALEAAEHPGEFRHQIAHLQSVRPSDIPRFAPLNVTANIQALWAAHGQQMDHLCIPLIGLERADQQFPFGDLVRAGARLSAGSDWPVSDPSPLDAIHVAVNRVAPGSEPDTPVFIERQKLTLTQAMTAYTSGGAYVNRIDRTGVIEPGMLADLTILDRDPFATPPLELHTLAPIATYVGGSPVWAAAEG is encoded by the coding sequence ATGGCCCGCCCGACCTTCGATATCGTCTTCACCGGTAATTACTGGAGTGCGGGTCTGACCACGCCCAGGTCAGGCGCGGTCGCTGTGACCGACGGAGTGATCGCCGCGGTCGAACACGCTCCCGCCGCCATCGACGACTTCAGAGCATCGGCGGGCGAGATCATTGATGTCGGCTCGGGCCTTCTCCTCCCCGGCTTCCAGGACGCACACGTTCACCCCGTCATGGCGGGCGTGCACATGCAGGAATGCGCGCTGCACGACCTCGACACCGCAGAGCAGTTCCTCGACGAGATCGCCCGCTACGCTCGCGCCCACCCGGATCGAGACTGGGTGACAGGTGCGGGCTGGACCTTCGCCGCCTTCCCTGACGGAGGTCCCCGGAAGGAGATTCTGGATGCCATCTGCGGTGAGCGCCCTGCGGCAGTCGTCGTGCGCGACGAACATGCCGTCTGGGTCAACACCGCAGCACTCCGCAGGGCAGGCATCACCTCGGCCACCCTGGATCCTGTCGGCGGTCGTATCGAACGCGACTCCTCCGGGACTCCCACGGGGGTGCTGCACGAATCAGCAATGGCTCTCCTCGACGGTGTGAAGCCCACACCGTCGCCGGCCGATCTCGATACCGCGCTCACCGCCGCGCAACGCACGCTGCATGCTCACGGCGTCACCGCCTGGCAGGACGCCCTGGTGGGGAACTTCGGCGACATCGCCGACGTGTACGAGACCTACCGTCGCGCTGCATCTACCGGCGTTCTCACAGCCCGCGTGAACGGCGCACTGTTCTACGACCCCGCCCTCGGCACCGACCAGATCCCCGCGATGATCGCTCGACGTGACGGTGCGACCGGGCTCTTCACCGCCCGCACGGTGAAAATCATGCAAGACGGCATCCCCGAGAACCACACCGCCGCCATGCACGCCCCCTACCTCGACGTCACCGGCCTCCCCACAGACATCACCGGCGATTCCCTCATCGCTCCGGATGTTCTCGACCAGGTTGTTCGTGCGTTGCAGGACGCCGGGTTCGACATGCATTTCCACACCATGGGCGACCGCGCTCTCACCGAGGTCCTCGACGCCCTCGAAGCCGCAGAACACCCAGGGGAGTTCCGTCATCAGATCGCGCACCTGCAGTCCGTGCGACCGTCCGATATCCCGCGGTTCGCGCCCCTGAACGTCACCGCGAACATCCAAGCGCTTTGGGCCGCTCACGGCCAGCAGATGGACCACCTGTGCATCCCGCTGATCGGACTAGAACGAGCCGATCAACAGTTCCCCTTCGGAGACCTCGTCCGGGCAGGCGCCCGCCTGTCGGCGGGCAGCGACTGGCCCGTCAGCGACCCCTCGCCCCTCGACGCCATTCACGTCGCCGTCAATCGCGTCGCGCCAGGCTCCGAACCCGACACCCCCGTGTTCATCGAACGCCAGAAACTCACCCTCACCCAAGCGATGACTGCCTACACCTCCGGCGGGGCCTACGTGAACCGCATCGATCGAACCGGCGTCATCGAACCAGGGATGCTTGCCGATCTCACCATCCTTGATCGAGACCCGTTTGCCACGCCGCCTCTCGAGTTGCACACGCTCGCCCCGATCGCCACATACGTCGGCGGCAGCCCCGTGTGGGCCGCTGCAGAAGGATAG